Part of the Fusarium musae strain F31 chromosome 3, whole genome shotgun sequence genome, CGGAGTTTTTTGACAATCCGGAAGGTATTCGTGATGCGCGCGATGCTACTGTGTAGAGATAACCAAACCAGAGAGGGAATGTGCTGTAGATCTCATCTTGACCGATAATCTCGCGGCCCAGCCCAGTACCGTAGTAAAATCTCAGACACTAACAGGGGTTGGGCCCCAATGTCTCGCATCGTCCAGAGATCAGTCAGAAACTCACTGCAGATTCAAGTAATCATTCATTGCAGATCTTTGGTTATATGATCGGATTTAATCAGAGACGTGCACATGATCTTCCAGGACTAGCTAGGTAGTTAACGTTACTCCGTACCGCGGGCGGAATCTCAAGGCTTGACGCGATGAATTATTCCTCCTCTCATATGCATGAACTCCAATGCAGGGGATTCTTCAGCAATGAGCCACACTAGGTAGCCATGCAAGCACCGTCACAATAACAAGCCACTTACCACTCACGCAATTTTCCGAAGCCTCTCCCTCTGAACCCTTCCTGCATCACCCCAAACCAAACTCCagagatggaagaaaaaagagagtTTACCCTATATCACCCCTGCCCCCGCATTCGGTTGACCTGGGGGCGGGGGAATCGCGGGGATGGCAAATGGTAGTAATGGAAACACGAGAAAAAAATGAGCCGAGAATGGGTTGGTCAGTCAGGTGACTAGGCAAGAAGGAGGCGTGGTCACATTCACCCCCATAATCTCGAATTCGGGAGGGTAATTTGGCCTGAAGGCTTTGAGTTTGTATACCGCTTCAACCGACAGTCTGTCGGCGGTGACCGATATAGCGACGCGCAGAGGCTTTCTCGCAGTGTCTGGGAGTCATTCAAAGACGTGCTGAATCATCAGAAGCACCTCTAGCCGAGGCACGACGCCAGGTCACCAGCcgcgatggcttcatcaCCCCCGCGCCAGAAACGCCGCAAGGCTTCGTGCAAAGAGTTCCAATGCACCCACGAAGGTTGCGGGAGGACATACTCCCGAGCCGAGCATCTTCAGCGGCATCAACTCAATCGTTAGTATCATCCAATTACATCAATTGACCCCCACTGACGCCGTTATAGACTCCCCCAAAGAGATCTACTACTGTGACTATCCGGATTGCTCATTTACTTTCGTCAGGAAAGATCTCTATGCGCGCCATAAACTGAGACACGAGAGACAAGTGCAGCAGTATGGAAACGGACGCCTTTCTCAGAGGCCCCAGAAAGAGTTTTCTAAGTTACCGAGACAGCGGAGTGAGAGGTACTCGTTCAGTGAGGATGGCTCGGCATGGAGTGATACCCAAGATGAAGCGAGAGAAACACCAGCAAAAGAACGACAAGCTTCAACGACTCGAATGTCCATGGATGCATCGGCAATTGACCCCAACAACTCGAAACAGTTCGGAGTTGACGGAGGACTATCCCGACAAGACTCTGCCCAGCGAAATGACCTAGGGAGCGCAGGTGCCTACTATGCTCACCAACGACAACTCGAAAGTCGTGGATCCTCGCCAGAAAAGCAAGCCATAAGCACTTTACCGTCGTTCCGGATCGATCAGATGCCTCCTGCTGACATGTCCATGCCTCTGGCAAGTCCTGAATTGACTACTCGCCCGGAACGCCCTCGCACACAATCCTATGCCATACCAAATGGATTATCAACGTCTAATGAACAAATCATGGAAGAGCAGCATTTCGGACTCTCACCATCTAGCACAGACGAATTCACAACGTGGCTCTTCACTGGTCAAGGGCTGGGCTCCAACTACAACAATTTCATACCAGGAAACTTTGGCATGGCAGGATACTCGAACAATTTTGGCCAGCTATGTACGGATTACACGGCTCAACCAGGTATGATGGGCGGTTCTTATGTTGAACCTATCAACAGCCTGTGGTTCCAGTCAGAaccgatgacgatggctACACCAATGGCTGATGTATCGCAATTTGGAAAAACTGGTCTTTCAGAGCACAAGAGGCAGTCGCTGCTTCATTATATGATGCAGCGATTCAACGAGATCAGTCTACATGGAAGCAGATCAGCAGCGgatatcaaggatgagattTTTGGCAGCGATACTGACGCTGAAAACCATGTTCTCAGCCACGTTAACGTTGAACGTTATCTCAACTCATACTGGGACAACTTCCATGACCAACTACCCATCCTCCACCGCCCAACGTTCATCCCGGAAACCGCCAATGACTTTTTGTTGCTGGCTGTTCTTATCATGGGAGCCTCGATGCTGGACAAAAAGGGAGCATCTGAAGATTCCGTGGACAAAATTTCAAAATTCACCACGTTTGTCTCCTGGAACCTCCGTTGGCAGGTCTTCATGCATGCGGACTCTCACCCACCTGCAAAACTCTGGGTCATCCAGACACTATTGCTCCTGGAGGTGTACGAGAAGATGAACGCAACTCGAGTTCTCCATGAGCGTGCCCATATTTACTTCCCTACGACTTTATCGCTGATGCGCAGAGGAAGTGCTCTAACCGGGAAGCAATCTTCATATGCCTCTCGGGTTCCAACTCCGATGGGTAGTCCTAAGATAGGATCTTCGAGACTATTCCCTGGACCAAACAAACCAGAGTTTAATTCTTCACCTGAAAAATGGTGGGATCATTGGATTGCTCAAGAAGCTACTCGGCGAGCCGCCCTTGCTGCGTTCATCATTGATGCTACGCATGCCGCTCTCTTCGGGCATACACCGACGCTGGTGATCCATGAGATCaagcttcctcttccttgcGACAACACTCTATGGTCTTCAGACTCACCATCGGAAATCGGCTGCGTTGAGTCAAGTCTTCACGCTAACGGTGTCACGCCTATCACTTTCCTTGACGGACTACAACGCACGCTCAACGGGCAAAGAGTAAGAACAAGCCCGTTTGGAAGAATTGCACTCCTCGCAGCACTTTTATCCGTAACATGGCAAATGCATCAAAGAGATTTGGACCGTTCAACACTTGGGACCGACACCATACCTGGCGTCCAAGAGCGATGGCGCCCAAAGCTTCTAAGAGCTTTTGACTGGTGGAAGAAGGACTACGATGATGGTGTCGCTCATGTCAAGCACGCTGCTTTTGATTGGCAGAGACTAGGTTTGAGCAGCAGAGGTGgaagtgatgatggtgatgccaTGGAGACACTTGGCACAGTCCTTTATCATCTTGGTCACATTACTGTTTACATCAGTATGCCAGAGCTTTGTATCTTTGCAGGTGTTTCTCAGATCCTTGGACGCACTGTGTCCTCTGTGGACTGGAGACGAACTgaggccaagatcaaggaatgGGTTGCTTCGCCCGGAGCTATTGGTGGAGTGTATCACGCGCTCCAACTCATCCGGCTTATTCTTCTTCAGGAAGCGCCCAGGAGAGGCGTGACCAAGGATGCTAGTGGTATGGCAACAGAATTTTCCCCATCTACTTATCCCAAGTACGATGCTGGGGGCGATAAGTTGCTAGTTAGGGCCTGGGCACTTTACTATGCTTCTCTCGTATTATGGGCATATGGATATGTGCAAGATGGAAACATCGAGCCGTTCCCAGATCACCTACAATACCCCTCCAGCAGCTATGGTATACCAACGATGGCCACTGAGGCTAGTGTTCATTCATCCTCCGCTCAAGGCACTATCAACACTCCTCAAGGATCTCATCCAGAGCAGACGCCCATGTCATCGAACCTGGACTACGAGGCGTTCAAGCGTGATCGCCATGAGGATCTTCGGACATATCTACAAATTATGATACCTCCCACCATAGACTCTATCAAAGCTTTTCACTTGCACCAAAACCAAGCTGGCGTGGTgggaaacagaaacaagatCATTGGTCTTCTGAGTGTTGTTGACGATGCGTTGACCAACACGCGCTGGGAGCTTTTGTCTGAGGCGAGGAATAGGCTTAAGATGGCAGCGTCAATGATGCAACAGCCTCGTGAACCAAGGATGTGAAAGAAGCTGGGTGTGTGATTTTTccaaaatatatatttatatatttatgtCTGATAAGCCTGGATACCTTTGGGATTTATGTAGTATCAACATATAGCGGTTTGGCGGCAGTTATTGATTTTGGCATTTTCACATATAGTCAGACCCtagtatatagtttatcTTAAATTTATGTGCGTGAGCCTTATATCGAAATTggattatatcttataacaTAAACTTCAACAACTGATGGGATATTTCGTCATATCGGAAGCACCTCCGATGCCTCGGTCATATCCTCCGATGCCGGATCCCTCATCCAACGTCCTCGAAGACCATTGACTCACGACTTAGACCATCTTGCTTGACCATATTGGCCACAGCGATGGATCGCATTGCTTGGAGACTGCATAAACCAAACTTGAACCTGTTCTTTTCACAAGATTCTGTGGTGACCTCCCGTATCGATAGTTACTACATCAGACTTAAGGGTTCTCCGGGAAACTTCTGGCTTGGTCCATCGGCCTCGAAGCCGTGCTCCCACCCAAAATCTCCAGCTTATCTTTTCCACTGGACTTTTCTAGTGGACCACCATTATACCTCAAGCCGGAAGCTGGCCCGTCTCCATACTCCATGGGGATTATGGGGTTTCGATCCCTCACGTGATCGGATCATCGTGTGGAGAAGTTTTTACGCTCAAAGTCCGGAACCCTCCCGAGAGAATAACAACGCTCAAGTCCCCGCGTGCTCGGACTTTCAGCCCTTTCAGTCCCAGACTCTCGGTCAAGTCTTCCATAAGCTTCTTATCTCTAGAATCATACCATCTCGTTTCTAGAAACTCTCAATGACCCTCGTGGCCGACGACTCGACTGCCCCGATGGCTCGGAAGCGTCCGGCGCCCTCCGATGGGGGAAAAGATGCACGCAAAGCATCATTGGCGTATGTCGATATCTTGTTCTCCACTATTTTTGTTTTGCTTTGATGACTTACAGCTTCGTAGGTGTCTTACATGtaggaagaaaaaggttcGGTGTTCGGGGACTACTCCTTGCCAGTACTGCACCAAGCGTGGGCTGGACTGCAGGGTTCCTGAGCATGGCCACAAGCGCATGTATATGGCCAAGTAAGTTCTTCTGTAACCAATTAGGACTGATAGCTGATATTTGTCACTTGTTAGCCGTattgaagaacttgagagCAAGTTAGCTAGATATGAAAGAGATGGCTATGATGGACTGCCTTCAACTCTACCTCCGAGGGCATCTGGTATGGCTCTTCTCTTATACTATTATCATTCGACCTATACTGATAAGCTCAAGAACCCCCAGTTTCTGCTACACAGAACGGTCAAAGGAGAGACTCTAATTCTAACCCACAAACATCTCACTCTTCCCCTCAAGACCCTCTTCATGTTagatcaagatcctcaagCTTCATCCGCCCTTCGACAAGTTTCTCCGCACCCCTAGCTCAACATAAATATCCTCCTTATGATGGCACTCAAGCATCACCAGCTgctagtaagttaatttcTCTCTAAGCCCTATGCCACATGCTTATAATTCAGCTATTCTTGCTGGCTCTTCCCTCAGCTCTAGTCATACCTTTGGCTCCCGAGTTCAAGACTTACTCGGCTCATCTCGTCCCGAGTCAGAGCCAACTTCAAAACCCTGGATCAGTCCTGAGGCAAACTTACGTCATGAAGTTATCAGCCATCCATGGCGTCTCTCAAGCAGTGACTTTCCAAAGTTGCCCCCAAGAGATGAGGCTCAACGGTTGTTAGATACAGCTTTGTTCTATATTGGTCAGTCACAGCATCATATTGATGCTCGTGAGTTTTCTGATAAAATGTGGGCTTTCTACCAGAACCGTGATGATCCTGCACAGATGGAGTCTCTGTGGGTTCTCGAGATGATTCTTATGATTGCTATTGGAACACTGTTCGACGCCAACCCCGAGGGGAATGACGACTTTTCTGGGGTTAGACTCTTTGAGTATGCCCATAGAAATGTTCCGACGTTGTCAGACTTGCGATTCAATGGAAAGCTTGGTATTGAGATTTTTGCTCTCTTTGCCATCTATCTCGGCAACATGAATCGTAAGGAAGAGGCATATCTCTATGTAAGTTGTCTCATGGCCAACTGTGGAACAATGGCTGACTTTGCCCTTAGATTAGCACCGCCATGCGCTTGGCAATCTCGCAGAAGTATCACAGAGTATGTGGAACTCGACACTTGATGCAGTCTGAGAGAGTTCATATGAATCGTCTGTGGTGGACTATTTACATGCAAGAGCGGCAAGTGATTAAAACACGTACTTCCGGAATGATGTGCTAATGAATCTGTGCAATTAGGCGTCTGGCTGCAGCGACAGGCAACCCTCCAAGCATCGGTGATGAGGCAATCAACATCCCTCTTCCTACCGACTCTCCTGGCTTCCCACCTGTTGGACCGATGTGCACAAACATCAGGATCGCCCGAGCCACAGGTCGTATCTTGGCTGGTAGGTCTACATGAATTTGTAAGGATTTGCTGCATTATGACTGACACTTGATTAGTGCTCTATAACCCTGAAGACGAGTCCGAATCTACCTTTATTCCTCACGTCCAAGATATCGTGAAATCCTTATACCAGATCTCCCAAGAAATACCTTCAGATGCAGTTACAGATGTGTACAACTTGGGCCGGGACCAGTCTTTAAGAACGACTGCTTCGTTGCATCTGATGCTCTTCCAGGTAAGCAAGTTAGCGGAGAGGAAGAACAACTTTACTGACTATTAATAGGCAACCATTCTTACGATTCGACCGCTCATGTTACATGCCGCGAAACTCATTCTTAGCGGAAATGGCCTTACAGGAGAACAGCTACATGCTTCACCTCTCGGGAGACTATCAAGGACTTGTGCTGAGGCTGCAAGGCGGCAACTCAAGGTTGTTGCCACGCTCAGAAAACGCAACATGATAGGTAAGTTGACCTTGGACTTTTGGTATTGTTTTACTAACATGGATTAAGCAATCTTTGGCTTTTACGACTTCGAagcctccttctcagctgcgTTCATCATGATTCTCGCTGCGATCCTGGATTCAGTCTGTGAAGAAAGCATGAAAATCAACCCCAAGCCCGGTTTGACGCAGGCATTGGAAGAAATACAGCATCTTGCTGACCATGGAAACACGTATGCTCGCGAGAGATTGCAAGAGGTCAAGAGACTATGGAAGGTAATGGCACAAAAGATTGAGTCACTACAAGTGGTCAACGTATCTCCCCAAGGACCACCTGGCGAAGGCCAAAACGCCAATGGTGTCACACAAACCAACGGCGCAACACCCTCTGGTTTCGGTGATCTTCACCGAGGCGAGCTCATCACAGGAGACCAAAGCCAAACATCGCCAGAAGATTTCATGCCTCTCGACACAGACTTATGGGACAATTTCTCTAACCTCTGGGTTCCTATGCCTGAAGTCGTAGAGGGAGGCTCGCAgcaggagatgatgatgggggaTATCCCGCATGATGACTTTTATAAGCATTGCTATTCTATGTATAATAACCCGGACTGGGATCTTACGGGTGAGGATGTTGGGGACTTTGCTGAGCTTGGAAGACATATTCAAGATTCATGATGGGAGTTTTTGGGAAAGAAAAGTTTGGCTGGGCATTCAACTACCCTAATACTCGTTTTTATGTTAGCTTTTGGTGGGAAATATTGCTCAACCACAAATGCATACATGTTTGGATGAAATAAAAGTAGGTGACTTGAGATATAGGATGAACCATTTGCGTTATCTTGAGTAGTAAAAGTGCTTCTAACTTTAGGATGATTTAGAGTAATGATGTATCATTTCTAAAATTTTAGGACGCCTTAGACCTTACTTGGGATAAATTCTGTACCCAGCTTATGTTTATCTCATGATTCGGAGTCTATCTTTGGTCTTGGAGGCTGATTAATTGACTCGGAGCATCTTTCCAGCGAAGCCGCATTGCTTAGTGCTATTCGGATGAATTCATTGGCGCAGAAGCGACATCAAGTAACGTTGATTAACGCTGTTGAAGTGAGATTAGTCACTGGAAAAGTGCGCTAAGCCCTGTAGATTCCCTAAAGATCCCTTGTTTTCGCGTGTTTGCCAGCGGAAAACTTGGCAAAGACCGGAAGCTTTCTCTGTAGGATTCAATTCGGAGGATAAGATGCGGACTTTGACTTGATGTGGTGCAATTGATCAGCCTCTCAGGCGTTGGCAAGATATAAGACGGCTGAAGCGCCAGCTCAGACTTCATCCTCACAATCACTTCCAATCTCACTGCTTATGCATTCACCATAATTAAAGATCAATTACCAGAATCTCAAAATGTCAAAGACTCTCGCTGTCATAGGCGCCACTGGCAAACAAGGCGGTGCTGTCATAAACTTCGTCCTCAACGACCCAGAGCTATCAAAGCAATACAAGATCCGAGCCATCACCCGCGATGCCAACTCTGAGAACTCCAAAAAGCTCAAAGAGCGGGGTGTTGAAGTCGCACAGGGCGATTTAGATGACCCTCGCTCTATTAAGGTTGCCCTGAAGGGAGCACacactctcttcttcatgacaACTCCTGCTTGGACTGCTACTGATCTGAAGCCTGAGTTTgaagtcatcaagaagaCAGCTGATGCAGCTGTTGAAACTGGCATTGAgtacatcatcttcagcagccttcCCAGCACTACAGATGTCTCTGGCGGGAAGTACACCGCCAATCATCCCTTCGATGCTAAGGCCGAGGGTGAGAAGTACATTCGTACACTTCCCGTCAAGAGTGCCTTTGTCCGTCTTGGATTCTTCCTCGAGAATATCATCCAAGTTCCTCTCTGGGCTCCTCAAAAGGATGAAAACAGCAAATGGGCTGTCTCTCTCCCATTCACTCCCGAGACTCGCATCCCATGGATCGACAACGGCAGTAACTGCGGCAGTTTCGTCGGTGCAATTCTGGCCGAGCCTGAAAAGTATGAAGGCATAGGCTTTGACGCAGCTGCTGGCTTCTACAGCCTAGAGGAACTTGTCGCTATTGAGAGCAGGGTTACCGGCAAGGAGATCACTTACAAGCAAATCTCCTCTGAGGAGTTTGCCGAGAAGCTACCCATCCTCAAGGATGTCTACGTGCAAGCCTTCAAAGCTGGCCAGGAGTTTGGATACTATGGTGCTGATGGAGAGAAGTCAGTTGCTTGGGCTGCTGAGAGGGCGAGAGGCAAGCTTGTCACTCCTGAGGAGTTCTTCAAGGCGAACCCTCTCAAGTTGGAGTAATGACATATGTGAAAGATCTTTGTATCTAAGAGTCATGATTGACAAAGAGTGTCGGTAGGACCAAGGGTGTGATAACTGGGTTAAGATGTATTAGAGCAAGCTTTAAATGGAGGCTATCTGTAAGAACCTTTTGTATTGTGAAACATCGCTGACTTCGCTCCATCTGTTTCCGCTATGGAGTTCTATCAAATCCACCGTAAACACAAAGGCgaaggccaagggcaagaTACTTAGGGTGAACGCCCTAGAACAAGCTTAGACAATACTAAGAGATCTTAGGATAGTTTATGACAGACTTAGTATGCTTTTATTCTAGATCTTATCGCACTCGAAGGATGGCTCCTTTACCAGAAGTGAGCTTTATGGACTTGTAATGTGTGTCAACTAGTTTAACAGGAGCTCGGAAAACCGCTTCTTTGCCTCAGTCACATCCCACCAGACGATACGCCTTTCCTTGCCCTCAGCCATCTTCCTCTGTACAAAGGACTCCATGGCAGCTCTCTCACCATCAATCAACAAGTCAATCCGTGTCTTACAGAGATCGCCTTTCATCACCCCAGGATCTCAATCACAAAAGAACCTCTCATCTAAAAAGTTCCAGTATATAGAGTCAAATGCCCGGCTCTTACGAGCCGCATAGCTTAGAAAGACAGGTCCTGTTTACCAACTTTCGCGCATATACGTAGACAAGGGCACAGGGAAAGTGTTATAGGCTGATTTATACATGCTGGCTTCTGCTTTCTCCATAGCCAGAAAGCTAAATGCCTAAATGAGACTCATAAATTCGCCTCTGGGACTCGAGATCTGGTGACCAAATGTCTGCTGTCTCAAGCAGCAACCACCATGGCGGGTCGAGGATAAATTGCACTAGCCCAGAGCATGTATACTCCTAGTCAATTAGAGCAGCTATCTGATCCGAGTCATTGAACAGGATGTTACTGCGCGAAAGTCATCGCCTCATAGCCCGAACGGGCCAAAGTTAGAAGGGCACGGTGATAGTGTTTCTGGCAAAATCCGATATGACTGATGACCAAGTATCTTCAGAAAACACGAAGCTCGGCAACTGGCCATGTGTGGCCAGTCCGCGAGATATTTGAGGCGATACATATTTTTTCCGGCAGTCGTCTTCAGAAGTAACGAGGTCGTGATGCTGAAATACGAGTTGTGCAACAAGCATCTACGCCAGGACAGTATACCGCTCATCCGCAACTTTGTAATCCTGGCTCTCTAAAGGCAAGATACTTCGTGGTATGTGTGCGAGTCGAACCATTTCGGTCATGTTGAGAGTGACTGGACGACCGGCCACTTCGTACTTGTCTTTGCCAGCCTGAAGTAAAGATCTGATCCTCGGGAAAGTCAGCTGAGACAATTTCAGCAAGCAGCTGGCTACTTTTGTCCAGATGTTCCCTAGAATGGAGTCGAGTGTGTCTGGATCCAGGATGTGAGGCTGCCTCTGAATCTTCATCGTTCTTGGCCCATACAAGGTTGCCgtcctcttcttggccttcataCATGTCTAGGTACGGTATCTTCTCAGCGAAcagtttattttatagtgGGAGATAATGAAGACAGGAATTGCTGCGATGAGGGCTGTTGGGACATTGTTGGTGGACAACTGCCTGCATACAATCCCAGTAGGGCCTGTGATAGGTCGTGGTGTTACAATTAAGCTATTCCAGGTTCTCATTGCATGATTGCAAATCTCTAGATACTGAAATATGCACAATATCACGGGTCATGATGTGAGCACTCGCGTAAGGACTAATATAAAACGAGAAAACAACTTGATTATCCTATAAGCTTCAAATTTAATCGCACCTCACATCTGTGAGTTGAATAGGCAAGACAACTAGTGGCCATCTCACTGATCCGGGCCAACAACCCCAGCACCAGCCGTCCTTCCATACACAACACACTCCAGCAGAGAAGACCCTCCCAGGCGATTATCTCCATGAATACCTCCTGTAATCTCACCGGCAGCAAAGAGGCCAGGAATAGGCTCAAGCTTATCACCATTCTTCGTCAATACACGGGCCTTCTCATCAATGGCGACTCCTCCCATAGTGAAATGTGTGATGGGCGTTACTCGGCCGATATAGATATCCTCATCCCGATTTTCCTCTCCAGCCTTGAGTGTCCAGCGTCCTCGCTGCTTACGGCCAAACTCGTCGTCTGTGCCCTCAGCGACAGCCTTGGCATATTTATCCACAGCGGCTATCTGAGCGGGCTTGAGATCACGcaccttgaccttcttgagaaggccTTTCCATTCATAGAA contains:
- a CDS encoding hypothetical protein (EggNog:ENOG41), translating into MSKTLAVIGATGKQGGAVINFVLNDPELSKQYKIRAITRDANSENSKKLKERGVEVAQGDLDDPRSIKVALKGAHTLFFMTTPAWTATDLKPEFEVIKKTADAAVETGIEYIIFSSLPSTTDVSGGKYTANHPFDAKAEGEKYIRTLPVKSAFVRLGFFLENIIQVPLWAPQKDENSKWAVSLPFTPETRIPWIDNGSNCGSFVGAILAEPEKYEGIGFDAAAGFYSLEELVAIESRVTGKEITYKQISSEEFAEKLPILKDVYVQAFKAGQEFGYYGADGEKSVAWAAERARGKLVTPEEFFKANPLKLE